The following coding sequences lie in one Actinomyces capricornis genomic window:
- the sufB gene encoding Fe-S cluster assembly protein SufB, which produces MTTPTTETVRSTDDEIIDSISTSYDFGWHDSDEAGSKAKRGLDEQVVREISAIKGEPQWMLDKRLKAYRTFERKPMPTWGVDLSDLDMDSVKYYVRSTDRPATSWDDLPEDIRNTYDRIGIPEAERERLVAGVAAQYESEVVYHQIRGDLEEQGVIFVDTDTAVREYPELVQEYFGTVIPAGDNKFAALNTAVWSGGSFIYVPKGVKVEIPLQAYFRINTENMGQFERTLIIADEDSYVHYVEGCTAPIYSTDSLHSAIVEIVVKKNARVRYTTIQNWSNNVYNLVTQRATCAEGATMEWIDGNIGSKRNMKYPAVFLMGPHSRGEALSIAFAGEGQHQDTGAKMVHMAPHTSSHIVSKSIARHGGRSAYRGLVQIMKNARHSKSNVLCDALLVDEISRSDTYPYVDVRNDDVEMGHEATVSKVSADQLFYLMQRGLTETEAMATIVRGFVEPIARELPMEYALELNRLIELQMENSVG; this is translated from the coding sequence ATGACAACGCCCACCACCGAGACTGTGCGCAGCACCGACGACGAGATCATCGACTCGATCTCGACGAGCTACGACTTCGGGTGGCACGACTCCGATGAGGCCGGGTCCAAGGCCAAGCGCGGCCTGGACGAGCAGGTCGTCAGGGAGATCTCCGCCATCAAGGGCGAGCCCCAGTGGATGCTCGACAAGCGCCTCAAGGCCTACCGCACCTTCGAGCGCAAGCCCATGCCCACCTGGGGCGTGGACCTGTCCGACCTGGACATGGACTCGGTGAAGTACTACGTGCGCTCCACCGACCGCCCCGCCACCTCCTGGGACGACCTGCCCGAGGACATCAGGAACACCTACGACCGCATCGGCATCCCCGAGGCCGAGCGCGAGCGCCTCGTGGCCGGCGTGGCCGCCCAGTACGAGTCCGAGGTCGTCTACCACCAGATCCGCGGTGACCTGGAGGAGCAGGGCGTCATCTTCGTGGACACCGACACCGCCGTGCGCGAGTACCCCGAGCTGGTCCAGGAGTACTTCGGCACCGTCATCCCCGCCGGGGACAACAAGTTCGCCGCCCTCAACACCGCGGTGTGGTCCGGGGGCTCCTTCATCTACGTGCCCAAGGGCGTCAAGGTCGAGATCCCCCTGCAGGCCTACTTCCGGATCAACACCGAGAACATGGGCCAGTTCGAGCGCACCCTCATCATCGCCGACGAGGACTCCTACGTCCACTACGTCGAGGGCTGCACGGCCCCCATCTACTCCACCGACTCCCTGCACTCGGCGATCGTGGAGATCGTGGTCAAGAAGAACGCCCGCGTGCGCTACACCACCATCCAGAACTGGTCCAACAACGTCTACAACCTGGTCACCCAGCGCGCCACCTGCGCCGAGGGCGCCACCATGGAGTGGATCGACGGCAATATCGGCTCCAAGCGCAACATGAAGTACCCGGCCGTCTTCCTCATGGGCCCCCACTCCCGCGGCGAGGCCCTGTCCATCGCCTTCGCCGGTGAGGGCCAGCACCAGGACACCGGCGCCAAGATGGTCCACATGGCGCCCCACACCTCCAGCCACATCGTCTCGAAGTCCATCGCCCGCCACGGGGGCCGCTCGGCCTACCGCGGCCTGGTCCAGATCATGAAGAACGCGCGCCACTCGAAGTCCAACGTGCTGTGCGACGCGCTTCTGGTCGACGAGATCTCCCGCTCCGACACCTACCCCTACGTGGATGTGCGCAACGACGACGTCGAGATGGGCCACGAGGCCACCGTCTCCAAGGTCAGCGCCGACCAGCTCTTCTACCTCATGCAGCGCGGGCTGACCGAGACCGAGGCCATGGCCACGATCGTGCGCGGCTTCGTCGAGCCCATCGCCCGCGAGCTGCCCATGGAGTACGCCCTGGAGCTCAACCGACTCATCGAGCTCCAGATGGAGAACTCCGTGGGCTGA
- a CDS encoding helix-turn-helix transcriptional regulator, producing the protein MVQADEEPTRARVLDLIAEKGPVSAAQLAKVLQLTPAAVRRHITSLEEKGQIEVHSPATSGKRGRGRPARHYVLTPTARTSFAEGYSDLANRALRYLSQVAGDGAVDSFAAARGRDLERRYSAVVEAAGKDPGERARALADALTLDGYAASVRDVGDGSYAVQLCQGHCPVREVAGEFHELCDAETQAISRLVGVPVQRLATLAGGEHVCTTHIPIAMPALRKRAVRAARTRSQQAKRTEGTR; encoded by the coding sequence ATCGCGGAGAAGGGGCCGGTCTCCGCCGCCCAGCTCGCCAAGGTCCTTCAGCTCACCCCTGCCGCCGTGCGCCGCCACATCACCTCCCTGGAGGAGAAGGGGCAGATCGAGGTCCACAGCCCCGCCACCTCCGGCAAGCGCGGGCGCGGCCGGCCCGCCCGCCACTACGTGCTCACCCCCACGGCCCGCACCTCCTTCGCCGAGGGCTACTCCGACCTGGCCAACCGGGCCCTGCGCTACCTCTCCCAGGTCGCCGGGGACGGTGCGGTAGACTCCTTCGCCGCCGCCCGCGGCCGCGACCTGGAGCGCCGCTACTCCGCCGTCGTCGAGGCCGCCGGCAAGGACCCCGGCGAGCGGGCCCGGGCCCTGGCTGATGCCCTGACCCTGGACGGCTACGCGGCCTCGGTGCGCGACGTCGGCGACGGCTCCTACGCCGTCCAGCTGTGTCAGGGGCACTGCCCGGTGCGCGAGGTCGCCGGGGAGTTCCACGAGCTGTGCGACGCCGAGACCCAGGCCATCTCACGACTCGTCGGTGTTCCCGTGCAGCGCCTGGCCACCCTGGCCGGCGGCGAGCACGTGTGCACCACCCACATACCCATCGCCATGCCCGCCCTGCGCAAGCGCGCCGTGCGGGCCGCAAGGACTCGCAGCCAGCAGGCCAAGCGAACGGAAGGAACCCGATGA